One window from the genome of Nicotiana tomentosiformis chromosome 5, ASM39032v3, whole genome shotgun sequence encodes:
- the LOC104087715 gene encoding U11/U12 small nuclear ribonucleoprotein 48 kDa protein, whose translation MNPFPPPPPLPPPPSSTFPPPPPPPYFHQSTPTPTPTTTPPAYDLPTALSTLTSLLSLSSTTLHSLSSLLPTPLSPSQILNPCPFNLNHHLPLSSLFSHSLHCPTPIPSNHIETLTQNLKYPDTLQSSSNPNPFTLPLHDSQSDLCFSLETYLDFDTENPTSFYSDCPGVVSFPIKGENAAPPMLTLPAVLSSECANFGKNLMSFSNESIRFLPSELYAIMNETNCWSDFPFMYSYRVLRVILGLGMSSVECLSTWVVANSGRCYRIVLDLAMRDHMLVLFKLCLKAIIREAIDLASTFYNEEAEGSDLSGRSFKCPVLVQVLMWLATQLSVLYGETNGKLFAINMLKQCICDWAFSSCMFNESTDTKRGDGNVEESQESGEPLKSRIENEGTNMSDEALCKSPIFVSQVAAAVAALHERSMLEENLKALRNLPSLPAYQRSMEHSYISNKADEERQKRPNYRALLEHDGFLWQHSRNNQYTNRTKTREELLAEERDYKRRRMSYRGKKLKRSTTQVMRDIIEEYMEEIRQAGAINCPTKGAEESKLPLSATYRTDTSYMDKAEFGKRQLNSSALSKGREGGYGKEFHTDGEVHSAEFKDDYSANMERGSRSHHRLLVAERSNGRSRQDPKDYSRSPNQREGSAYSRESTITQEKRDYSKDSRDNFSRSSSRSYHKSHEKSSSCRERSDRNSDIKKRKTRDASVDFDDRYDPSKS comes from the exons ATGAATCCATTTCCTCCGCCGCCACCACTACCACCCCCACCGTCCTCCACCTTTCCGCCGCCGCCGCCACCACCATACTTTCACCAGTCCACCCCTACTCCTACTCCCACCACTACTCCTCCGGCATACGATCTTCCCACTGCTCTCTCAACCCTCACGTCTCTCCTCAGTCTCTCATCAACCACTCTCCACTCTCTCTCTTCCCTTCTCCCCACCCCGCTCTCCCCCTCTCAAATCCTAAACCCATGCCCTTTCAATCTCAACCATCATCTCCCcctttcttctctcttctctcacTCCCTTCATTGCCCAACACCTATTCCCTCCAATCACATCGAAACCCTAACCCAAAACCTCAAATACCCCGACACCCTTCAGTCCTCCTCAAATCCCAACCCCTTTACTTTACCTTTACACGATTCACAATCTGACCTTTGCTTCTCTCTCGAAACATACCTTGATTTTGATACTGAAAATCCCACTTCCTTCTATTCTGATTGTCCTGGTGTTGTTTCTTTCCCCATTAAAGGTGAAAATGCTGCTCCTCCAATGCTCACTTTGCCTGCTGTTTTATCTTCAGAATGTGCTAATTTTGGTAAAAATTTGATGTCGTTTTCAAATGAATCGATCAGGTTTCTTCCTTCGGAGTTATATGCAATTATGAATGAAACTAATTGTTGGAGTGATTTTCCATTTATGTATTCATATCGCGTTCTTCGTGTGATTTTGGGATTAGGGATGAGCAGTGTCGAGTGTTTGTCTACATGGGTAGTAGCTAATTCGGGTAGGTGTTATCGTATTGTGCTCGATTTAGCAATGAGGGATCATATGCTTGTTCTGTTTAAGCTTTGTTTGAAGGCTATTATTAGGGAAGCTATTGATTTAGCTAGTACATTTTACAATGAAGAAGCTGAGGGATCGGATTTGAGTGGACGGAGTTTTAAGTGTCCGGTACTAGTTCAGGTTTTGATGTGGTTAGCAACCCAGCTTTCTGTGTTGTATGGGGAAACGAATGGGAAATTATTTGCTATCAATATGCTGAAGCAATGTATCTGTGATTGGGCATTTAGTTCTTGTATGTTCAATGAATCTACTGATACGAAAAGAGGGGATGGAAATGTTGAAGAGTCACAGGAAAGTGGTGAGCCACTTAAAAGTAGGATAGAGAATGAGGGGACGAATATGTCTGATGAAGCACTCTGTAAAAGCCCGATTTTTGTTTCCCAAGTTGCAGCAGCTGTTGCAGCGTTGCATGAACGATCTATGCTTGAAGAAAATCTCAAAGCACTGAGGAATTTACCATCACTTCCAGCTTACCAACG ATCGATGGAGCACTCTTACATTTCAAATAAAGCAGACGAGGAACGGCAAAAACGCCCTAATTACAGAGCTCTGCTTGAACATGATGGATTTCTCTGGCAGCATTCGCGAAATAATCAG TACACAAATAGAACAAAGACTAGAGAGGAATTATTAGCTGAGGAAAGGGATTACAAACGTAGAAGAATGTCATATCGTGGAAAAAAGTTGAAACGGTCAACAACACAG GTTATGAGGGATATAATTGAGGAATACATGGAGGAAATCAGGCAAGCAGGTGCCATCAATTGCCCAACAAAAGGAGCTGAAGAGTCCAAACTTCCACTTTCTGCAACTTACAGAACGGATACATCTTATATGGATAAAGCTGAGTTTGGAAAGAGGCAGCTGAATTCATCTGCTTTAAGCAAAGGAAGGGAAGGTGGTTATGGGAAAGAGTTTCATACTGATGGAGAAGTCCATTCAGCAGAATTCAAAGATGATTATTCTGCAAATATGGAAAGAGGATCTCGGTCGCATCATCGACTTTTAGTGGCAGAGAGAAGTAATGGGAGGTCCAGACAGGACCCAAAAGATTACTCTAGAAGCCCAAATCAGCGAGAGGGTAGTGCCTACTCACGTGAATCAACAATCACCCAAGAGAAGAGAGACTATTCCAAAGATTCTAGAGATAATTTTTCCAGAAGCTCCAGCAGAAGCTACCACAAATCACATGAGAAAAGTAGTTCATGTAGGGAAAGAAGTGATCGTAATTCTGACATCAAGAAACGGAAGACAAGGGATGCTTCTGTTGATTTTGATGACCGATATGATCCATCAAAATCTTAG
- the LOC117274512 gene encoding uncharacterized protein, producing the protein MIHRVSSIIATTVVQKKEDPRAFTIPFTIGLRNFARALCDNGGRPTSMRLQMAHRSIKRPMEIVDDVLMKVGKFLLPADFVIMDCAIDKDIPIILGRPFLDTNRALMDSKRNEIKFRVEDAVEVKMEEECLGEALSDILVNFDGEDMKGFVESVNALEGIGSYSYAPKKLSLDLENIVTHPDKPSIFEPPELELKPLLPYLRYKFLGSNEIIPAIVSSLLDNV; encoded by the exons ATGATTCACCGGGTTAGTTCCATCATTGCAACAACCGTTGTCCAAAAGAAGGAGGACCCGAGAGCCTTCACCATTCCATTCACTATTGGATTACGCAATTTTGCACGAGCCCTTTGTGATAATGGGGGTAGGCCTACaagtatgaggttgcaaatggcccaCCGTTCAATAAAGCGACCGATGGAAATAGTTGATGATGTGCTTATGAAAGTGGGGAAGTTTCTCCTCCCTGCCGACTTTGTTATTATGGATTGTGCTATTGATAAAGATATCCCTATCATCTTGGGGAGACCATTTCTTGATACCAATAGGGCACTCATGGACTCAAAGCGAAATGAGATCAAGTTCCGA GTAGAGGATGCAGTCGAGGTGAAGATGGAAGAGGAATGCCTTGGTGAGGCATTGTCGGATATTTTGGTGAATTTTGATGGTGAGGACATGAAAGGATTCGTGGAATCGGTGAATGCATTGGAAGGGATTGGGTCCTACAGTTATGCACCAAAGAAGCTTTCTCTTGACTTAGAGAACATAGTCACTCATCCCGATAAGCCTTCAATTTTTGAGCCCCCAGAACTTGAGCTCAAGCCACTTCTTCCgtatttaaggtataaatttcttggcTCTAATGAAATTATACCTGCAATTGTTTCTTCTTTGTTGGATAATGTATAG
- the LOC138892857 gene encoding uncharacterized protein: MFKDQRDFSIIGLFNHIIRKFAEKFEERRNEMKNVLTLFVPSAEKNIRNNMVVGDALRVHQLENNQFSVVEHDRNAVVDLDLNTCSCCQFDLEKVPCPHAMATRKLSFGNGYGSSIYDHSSPFYKVSAYLPVYEETNHAIPTEEKWVVPDDIQFTKIFPPDFEPTKGRRKFKRWPSILEPSSSGSRKKGKNICSICKELGHKKTICKVLLQHS, translated from the coding sequence ATGTTTAAGGATCAAAGAGACTTCTCGATCATTGGCCTATTCAATCATATTATTCGAAAGTTTGCAGAAAAATTTGAGGAGCGGCGTAATGAAATGAAAAATGTTTTGACCCTCTTTGTTCCTTCTGCTGAAAAGAATATTAGGAATAATATGGTTGTCGGCGACGCGCTCCGAGTGCATCAATTAGAGAATAATCAGTTTAGCGTCGTCGAGCACGACAGGAATGCAGTAGTTGATCTAGATTTGAACACATGTTCTTGTTGTCAGTTTGATTTGGAAAAAGTACCCTGCCCACATGCAATGGCAACTCGGAAATTGAGCTTTGGAAATGGATATGGTTCCTCCATTTACGATCACTCCTCTCCGTTCTATAAGGTTTCAGCATATTTGCCTGTATATGAAGAAACCAATCACGCAATCCCTACAGAAGAGAAATGGGTGGTGCCTGACGATATTCAATTCACAAAAATATTTCCACCCGATTTCGAGCCTACAAAGGGTAGAAGGAAGTTTAAGAGATGGCCAAGCATTTTAGAACCTAGTTCTTCTGGCAGCaggaagaaaggaaaaaatatatGTTCCATTTGCAAAGAACTTGGCCACAAGAAAACGATTTGTAAAGTATTGTTGCAGCATTCTTGA